Genomic window (Sparus aurata chromosome 19, fSpaAur1.1, whole genome shotgun sequence):
GAACCACATGTCAGCTCCTCACGAGTGAATTCATCACATCACAgtcgccccctggtggccgGCTGCTGTATAGGCTTTAAAAAATCAGCATGCATAAGAAGCAACTTCTGTTTTGAGGCGTGAGCATCTTTTTGTGTTGAGTGTGATGTGGCAGCAGTTTGTTTCACCTGGTTTGATGATATGAACTTTGATTTCTACACACTGAGCTTCAGTAtcaaacagtttgtgtgtgtgtcatcctaGAAGACGAGACGTTAGACGCCACAGATCAAGAGATAAAACTCCCTAAAGGTAGAGTCGTGGTcgctctgtgtttgtctgtgtgtgagttagTTTGTAGCACAGATGAATCCTGTGTTGTCTCCATCTGACTGAAGAAAATAGGTAACGTGAGCTCACCGTGTGAATAAACGCTGTTATATTTGATATCCGGCTCTTTGTTACCGCTCAGCTGTTTGTTAAACGCTGTCGTGATGAATCTGAGCTGACGGCTGTTTGTCTCCTCTGTGGTAGACGACACAGCAGACGAGCCTGCTGCTAGAACCAACCGGACCAGAGGTACTGAAACCTGCACGCCTGAACAAAAGACTGTGTTTGGGTCTGACTTGGTATTTTAAGGCATGGCGTTAGTCTAATATCTTAAATGATCTAATGCACTTTTATcacaaacttttaaaaaacgTCTTTGCATTTTTGGATTTATTACTTTATCCAAAAATCCATGAatgaatcattttaattaaCAGTTAGAAGTGAAAacagtatgtttttattttatttggctGAGTGAGTCAAAAATGAGGATCTCTTGTTATCCTAACAGATTTATATTATATGTGCGAATATGCTCAGATGTGCTATTAtatattacaaaactcagcttGTGCACTAACACTTTTATCTTActagctacagtgaagattctggattaaaaagggtgtaaagaacatttttttcaaataaatttggGCTCTCCGGACTTCTTAAAGACGTATGTTTCATgctttttggttgttttgccatttttaaacaagtttccagctacttcagttgtttaggagaaaacaaaacttcacctgactttccatcaacatggagggaggagataatAGTTGGATTTACATTTCTGAGcaagtttttcatttaaatgtgaacactttctggtttcttcactccttaatgacaataaactgaactgCTTATATCGTTCGTAGACGTCATCTCGGACTTTTTTAAACACTgagacattttctttcttcttttctttttcataacaAGTAAGCGATTAATTGAAGAAATAATTGACAGATTATCACAAATAAAAATAGTCTTTTGTGGCGTCAACTTATTGGAATAAATGTTCATTTCAGGTTGAGActgatatttaattttaaagCCTGTATCAGCTGATATTATCGCTCATATAATCCATCATCAACCTCACTAATAGACgttaaacaacaacatttcagtgtgaTAATGTTTTATAACACAATTTACAAATTaagttttattaacatttagtttttcatTGAAAAACGTCACTGAGCTCGTTGGTGTGCTGTATGGAACATGTACTgggtgatgatgtcatcccccccaactgtgatgtcactcgCATATTTCTAACACGCccatgtttgctgtgtgttatCACGTTAACGACTGAGTGTCGACGACCGTTGTGTTCGATTCATGTGAACGATCATCCAAACCTCAGACCGGCCTGTCCGAGGCGCCGCGCTGCGCTCCGCCCTGAAGGAGGAGCTGAGGATGATCCACAGGAAGATGGAGGCCAAGAGGATCGCTCGCATCGCTCTGGCTGAGATCAGGGCCTTCCTCgccgaagaggaggaggagagggaggcggCCTGGGCGCTGAAGATGAAGACGCTGGAGGCTGCCCAGGAGCAACtcagggaggagaaggagaaggagagagcagagaaggaACAGATGGAGAAGGAGATGGCGGAGAAGGAGAGGATAGAGCAGGAGAAGGTGGAGAGGATAGAGAAGGAgaaggcagagaaggagaggatggagaaggagaaggtagagaggatggagaaggcagagaaggagaggatggagaaggagaggatagagaaggagaaggcagagaaggagaggatggagaaggagaaggcagagaaggagaggatagagaaggagaaggtggagaaggagaggatggagaaggagaggatagagaaggagaaggtggagaaggagaggatggagaaggagaggatggagaagtTGGCTCGAGAGagagcagaaaaagaaagacaagagaTGGAGAGATTGGCCAAAGAAAAGGCTGCCAAGGAGGAAAGGGAGCGACTGGAGCGAGAGAGGGCGGAGAaggaaaagatggagagagagcgCCTGGCCAGGGAAAAGGCGGAGAGGGAACAACGGGAGAAAGAAAGACTGGAAAGAGAGAGGGCTGagaaggagaggatggagagggagcGCATcgcaaaagagagagaaagaatagccagagagaaggcagagaaggagaggcttgaGAAAGAAAGGATCGCCAAAGAGAAAGCGGAGAAAGAAAGGCTGGAGAGGGAACGCATCGCTAAGGAAAGAGAGCGAATAGCCAGAGAGAAGGAGCGACAAGAGCGAGAACGACTGGCCAAAGAAagagcagaaaaagaaagacttgagaaagagagactggAGAGGGAACGTGTTGCTAAAGAGAGAGAACGAATCGcaagggagaaggagaagatggagcgAGAGAGGGCTGAAAAGGAACGACTGGCCAAAGAAAGAGCAGAGAAggaaaggatggagagagaacGCATCGctaaggaaagagaaagaatcgccagagagaaggagagagcagAAAAGGAAAGACTGGAGAAAGAAAGACTAGCCAGAGAGAAGGAAAGGATGGAGAGGGAACGCATCGCCAGGGAACGAGCGAGAGCTGCTCAGGAGAAGGAGAGATTAGAGAAAGCAGCTAAAGAAAAAGCAGAGCAAGAAAGGTTGGAGAGGGAAAGAGCAGCGAGACAGGAGAGAGAACGAATCgcgaaggaaagagagagaatggaACAGGTGAgggcagagaaggagaggctggagaaagtgaaagcagcGAGGGAAAAGTTTGAGCGTGAACGAGCCGAGAAGGAGAAAGCAGCCCGCgagaaggagctgatggagaggCAGAGGCTCGCCAGAGACAAAGCTCTCCGTGATAAGATGGAGGCGGAGAGGCTGCCGAGGGAGAGAGAACGCACCGCCGTGAAGGTGGAAGTGAAGAAACAAGAAGGTCTGGAGAGGAAAGCAAACGCCACGCAGCCGAAAGCTccggcagcagaggagagacgaGTGTCGACGgtcaggagagaagagaagatggCTGACGGCGGAAAGAAGAAATGACAGAGGCACAAAGTTACTCTGTCATTAATGGTGCTACACTGTGATCGTCTTCAATACAACACTCTAAATCCTTCAACACATGATAACACGTTATCCTGAGACCAGACTGTATATGggagtgatgttgataggttgtCCTTGTCAAAAGTGTAGATAGTGAAGTTTCATATTGGCCAAGATCAATAactataaatcatttttaaagaccgggcaaataaaaaaagtcaaattcaacatgtttgttttgaattcaGCCACTTTATAAAGGCACACAGGTTTTAATTACAGTAACACGACAATgaaaaaaactactttttaaTTTACAGTTTTCTTCTCCGTCAGAACTCTTATTCTCACTCTGCTGTCGACAGGTTGTGGATGTGTTTTGTAAAATACTTTTGATTGTAGATTGTGAGTTGTAGTTTCCCGGGCGGCCACATCGACCACTTTGGCTGTTAtagtgtctctgggctcgtaGGTAGAGCAGACGGGCCGGGTGGTGGAGCAGCGGTGGACAGAACCGGCCCGTCCACTCCACCtaacgagcccagagacacgggagagaggcagaagaggtcggtgtgtttaccaggaaaACAACCGCTCACAAACTGCTGTATCAGACGTCACCAGAGCTACTGTGTGAGAAATCTCATGTTTTCAAATCACAGATGACTTATAAAGACATTACAACACGAGTCCGATGCTGCAGATAAAACATACTCCTGTAGGCTGATAAAGAAGTTTAGCGCAGAGTGCAAACCTGTCAGCATCACTGATCGTGTCCTGGATGTTGTTACTGTAGACGGTGAAATGTCATTAGTGTctcttcctggttttaaaggctgttacagtgaagtgatgtcattttctgaacctACCAGACTGTTTCACTCGTTCTTATACTTGTCTTGACCCACTTAGTCTTTAAATCCACATCACTGATGATAACAAtgaatctcattgtgttaatatttgtaAAAGTGCCAATAGTCATCCCTGTGATACTGTCACCAGATCGATATCGAGGTGTTTGATGTCACAGTTTCAGGTTTCAGTGTCTTTGAGCTCTGATTTAAAACCTCTTCAGTGTGAAAACGACGAAGGAACTGAGagattcagtgttttgttgcgttgtgatttcatgttgtttttgagACTTTCTTTCATTCAGATTGTATTTTTGTTGCTGCCTCGCTCTTCTTCCTTGTACGCAGGAATGTTTGGTGCCTTCACTGTTCTGACCCGTCTGGCTCTGATCTTATTAAGTTTTATTCTGAGCGTTGGTTAAACATTAGTCATTTAATGCATCTTGCTAGGAGAGAATCTGGGTTAATGGATGATGAATCTGAAGGTGATAGAAGTTAAAACTCAAGCTGCAACTAActattattgtcattatcaattaatctgtcTAATCGTCTTGATGAGtggattagttgtttggtctataaatgTTAGTTTCCTcctcagatgttttgttttgtccacaaaccaaaaataatcagtttactgtcacagaggaaaggaaccagaaaatattcatattaacaATCTGATATCATCCGTCCATCTCATTCTCATGGAACTGATATATCCAGAAAACCtcgagggaatttcttcaaatttggcacgAATGTCAATTTAGAGTcgaggatgaactgattagaatCTGGTGGTTCGAGcttcctgttcctgtttctTCTAACTTGATATCTCATGATTGCCTTCAGAGAATCTCTTTAAATTAGTTTCACTTGAACTCAACGATAGACTGATTAGAATTTGGTGGTTAAAGATTATTATGACcacaaaaaactaatttttGGCCTTTAATCAAGATTTCATACACAACTGTCTGTCAGGATAAAATAATCTTCTGGTCTTATTCAGCGCCAAAGAAGGAACTTGACTGTTGCTTGTAGTCGTTCAATAACGAGACGCTGATTATAGTTTCTTATAAAATGACTCAATCAAATCTCAAAGTATTCGACACAACTCGATTGATCGTTCTATTTAAACGTCTCGTCAGTGTGGTACatcttttcagctttttgaCTGCAGGACAGAAACTAGAACGTTTGATATTTTAGTTCAATAGTAATAATTTAAAACATCAGTTTatgttttgctttgtgtgttttgtgccttGAGCTCACGGCTTCAGTCTCGCTGTACATTGAATCAACTCTGAAATCATTTTGCTTTTCCttcaaaatgtgagaaaaccTCTGGTGAATAAAACTTGGTTTTCAAATCGAGATGTTCTTGTCTTCCTTCATGGTGTGTGGAGTTTACAGCGCTACATGTaaacccttttttaaaatgtcttgaaaGAGCAAATGAGTAATGAACATCACATCCTCCTCTTTCTATTCAACGCTATCTTTCTCCACCACAGCTTCCTCCTCCGCTCGCTCTTGTCGgctcttgtttcctctccagagaaCGTTATCAGGGTTCTGTGACTGTCGACCTCCTCGCTGCTGCTCGTGTCGGGTTTCGTCTCCTACATGATAACAGTATTGACTGAATTAGAACGCTGCGGTTTTCATTTTGGCACTGTTGCACTCGACTGTAAACCAGAATCAGTTATGAACATATTTTGcatgttgtcattttcatcctcaaactgtttttgtgtctcGTCTTCTTGATAAAATCTTCAGAGTCAGTAAAAAAACTTCCTCAGCATCATCAGAATTTGGACACTCAGGTTTTAAAtagacaaaaagacattttagttGTAAAGTTGAGTAAAAAGAAAACGTATCTCATGAACGACCTCCTGCTTTTCTTTGGGAGACGAACTCTGATATTGTGCACAGTGTGTCTGATTTCTACACCTGAACTTCTGATCACTgaacagggctgaaagagccGAACACACCACATGTGAGCGGTTCACCTGAGGAGGAAAcaggtgagcacacacacacgcacacacacgcacacacacacacacacacacacacacacacacacacacacacacgcgcgcgcacacgcacacacacacacacacacacacacacacacacactgtagtccTCTGGGTCGGCTGTCTGTTGTCTCGCAGACACATGAGCTCACTCTGACCTGATACCTGAGAAGTCCATCCGGTCGGTGTTTCTCCTCGTTCCCAGCCGTGAGTTCTGACCCGAGGGCCCGTCTGCCTCACCTGACCTCCGCTCAGCGTAACTCTGATCCCACGTCTGCGTCAGACGAGACTAGAAACTGTGTTACATCCACACAAAGAGTCGCAGACAAACTGAGGCTTCATATCAGCTCCACCCTGCTTCACTTTCACACCCGGAGACAAAATCACAATCATGACACGTCAGAACATTTAATGAACATGGAGGGTGTTTACATTCTTAATTAGATACGTGACTAAATGTATGACACACGTGTATCCTGTCTGCATGCTGTCCTGCATCTCCAACGCTGTCAAAACCAAAGAAACTGCAGAGAAGTTGGTGGAAACAACGAATCAGCACACTGCAGAGCCACAGGGGGCGGAGCCAACAGAGGCCACGCCATCCGAAACCCCACCTGAGGAGACGgcatcaggtgtgtgtgtgtgtgtggcactcaGTAACAAATCATGAAGAGATGCAGAATGAAGTCAGATTTTAATTCACTGATGTCCTTCACGCTCTAactttattataaccatataataatataataataataaaattgttAATGTTTCTATTTAGAGCCTCCAAACTGCTTTATGACACAATGAtaatatttgaattttaaataATTCTCTTCTGCTTTTTAACAGTTCTTTAGTTCTAAAAAATAAAGTgagtttctgttttctgtgtcagtTTCAGAGCGCGGCGCCTCACCTGAGCACGGCGATGATGAAGGTATGTTAGTGACGCAGATCATCGctgattttctctttaactgaTGAAATAGAAGGTGCGGCTGTTTGTGAGCTGCTGTCATGTTTGAACGCTACTTCTTCCTCCTTGTgccgttattattattatttacctgtTTCTTTGCTTGTGTGTCTGCAACACTGTATGGCCTAAACTATGTGGACACCACAGTCCTCATGCCTCAATGTTCTCATCGCCTTATTTAAAGATGGAATTTGTGAAATAAGGCCAGAAGATAAATGCAGTCGTCGCATGGCGGTTATTTTCACACTCCAGGTGTGAAGCTCAGATGCTTCATTGCTGTGTTTCAGGTAGCGTGACCTATAAATGAAGGGAATCTGATAAATATTCCTCATTTCACCGCCTCCTGATTGATTAGCAACTGAACTGACAATGaacagtgaaaatctggagggacatatTTGATAAACCTTCCGTCAGACATCAGGTAACGTTAGCATCCATCCGCTTCCAGCCGACAACCACCGAGGCCGGTGTGAGCACAGTATCGCAAGAATGCATCAAGTGAATGTCTTCAGATTTGGTACAAACGTCCACTGTGACTCAAGCATGAGCTGATTAGAATTTGGTAGCTTTAAGGTCAGAGGTCGAGGTCCCTGTGACCTCACACAACACATTATTATGCAGGTTGAATGCACCGTGACATCATCATATTCCACACAAAATGTTCTGGACATTTCTCAACGCCGCAGCTCTGAAACAGCCTGACTGGTGCAAATAACCACGATGTGTCATGTAGTCTCTGAAATATCAACACATCTGGTATTAAACCTGGAAGTGAAACGCAGCGGATGTAACCGAATGGTGATACTGACTAGAAAGTGGTtggatgctaacattagctcacGGGCTATCAAATATGTTGCTTTTCCAGGTTTTCACTGTCATCATTGTTTCAGTTGTTGACGATTTATCAGATTtctaaagtttataaaaacTGGCATCCTGGAAACCGCTACCACCACTTTTGAGTGTCCACGTCAGAGGAAATGACCGCTGTGTGAATGTCGTCTGCGAGCCGGACTGTTCAGGTGTCCACATACTTACGGCCATATTGTGTGCGTACAGCAgacactctgattggttgcatCAGTCTTTCTCAATGCAAAGTAATCTGCCTGCTGTCTGCCCTCACTGTGATCAACCTGTGTGATCAGCTGACACCATGATGTCACCAAGGTAACTTtattacctgtgtgtgtgtgtgtgtgtgtgtgtgtgtcgtgtgtgtgtgtgtgtgtgtgtgtgtgtgtgtgtgtgtgtgtgtgtgtctgatccAGGCTCTAGATTTTATGATGTGGAGTCTGAAATCCAAGGTTGGTCCTGCTCTCACTGGCTTAGCGGCTGCTGCACTTTGTGTTtggatgtttgtgatgtttcctgcACGGGTGATGTTGCATGATGTCAGTCGATCAATAATGATTGATTATCTGTTATTAGGTATCTTTAATAAACACCAGGAGGGTAAAGGTTGAATTAACCGCCTTACTTTGAAGCTTTGCAGGGTGCTTACGCTGTGTCCGTCTAACAATTGTCCTTTTGCTATTATTTAATTATAACTGATCGTTTTATAACCCAGAACTGTTGATTGATCTGATCAGTGTGAAAGTTTCTGCCCCCACACATCCTGTTGATATGCTACAGGACTGATTATCATCTGattacacatgtgtgtgtgtgtgtgtgtttatctgtattttaagtgtgttttggTATCTGCAGCTGCCGTCCCTCTGCCGGCGTTGGTGGAAGACGACTTTGTGCCAGGTagtcttttcttcctctcttcataGATAAAGGAACGActaatgatgatgaagatgatgatgataaaacacGGAGTACAAAAAGATCAATGCAGAGACAGCACTCAATAGAACATTCACATAAATAAGTTATTAGTTCACCATGAACATGAAATTTGCATGAATTcaaaagaaaactaaatattGATGTGAGACGATGAAGCCTGCAGGATCTCTCTCTGAATCAGGATAAGAAATGTGAAGTGACATGATTGTGTTAAACATCAGAGTCGTTACGTGTCAAAAGACTTTCAGTTTTGAGTTTCAGCTGCTGAGATaaactttactgtgtgttgcAGATGATCCTCGAGACAGCGCACACACTCACGGTGAGGAAGCTTCAGTGTCTGCGTCCTCTGCTTTTACTAAATAATCACAGTTTCATAATAAATCACTCCTTTATCGTCTTCTTGTTTCAGAGGATCAAGCCGACGGCATCGACACAGCTGGAGGTGAGACAATCAGGATGACGTgtaatcagaaccagaaccagcagtCTAGAACCTGTAGGAGTAACTAGTTATGATCCAGTCCGTAGAAGTCGCTGATCGAGCTTTTCATGTGTGGTATGTTTGGTACcaagagaagcagcagagatAAACTGTTGATGTTTCCTGTTGCAGTTCTGTTGGAGGAGCCGCCGCCAGAGGAGAGCGAAGGTGAGTCAGAACAAAGGTCCGGTcgtcatctcctcctcctgctgatggAAGTCAGACGAAGGTTCagagtccacagaacatttctggagcttcacagtgaaacagagctgCTCACATCTAACATATCACGATTATTTAATCTGCTCCAAAGAGTTCATAGTTTCTCTTGAGCAGTGAGATGATGAGCTCACACAGTAAACAGTTTTCCATTTGCTGTTGTGGAAACATAGTTTAGTTAATCACTTCCTGGGATGACGGGAGCAGACGAAGACGTTTGAGTTTAACTTCCATGTTTGTGTCATCAAAGTCGGAGCAGTTACCGGATCTAACCTCagttctgtgagtgtgtgttcagctctctcACTTCTTGTTGTCGCACATCATTGTACGATGAAGAAAGCGatccaaaacaacacacagttaTATTGTTTCTGTGAATTCTTCTGTCCACAATAATCGTGCAGTGAAGTCGTATTCTAGACTTTCTCCAGCGTTAATCACTGAACTGTtgtgaagtgtttgtgtgtgatcgTGACTCTGACATGAATAATAAAccttgatgttgtttttttgtctctctagTGGAGTCGGGACAATACTTAACAAGCTCCAAGTTCACACAGGAAGCAGGTGCAGTGTGAATGTTTTCACTGAAGTCTTAGATTTGattaatttgttaatttgttCTGTAGATGAAGAAGCTCTTAGTTTACACCAAGTAGAGAGATTATCGTTggtatttcctgtttttagtatatttgtgtgtttctgtctgaatcCTGAAATATCAGTGACTGGTACTGAGTCACTTCAGAGGAGTTTTTAGATTTCTTTCTGGAAACATAACAGAAAACTCAGTAAACATGAGAGAAAGATCGTTTTATGTTCTGGAAGTCAGTGAATTGTCACTAAACTCATAATGTGTGTTGATCAACTCTCTGCAGAACCAGTCGAAGAAGCAGAGATCCAACCAGagccaacagcagcagaaccagaaccagaaccagcaccaCAGACTGACACAGAGAGCGATGGTGAGTATTTGTCAAGCTGTTCAGAAGCACGTGGTGTTTGTGGTATGACACTGACTCAAAAGGTGCTTGGCCCGTACGGGGATCGAACCCGCGACCTTGGCGTTATTAGCA
Coding sequences:
- the LOC115569922 gene encoding uncharacterized abhydrolase domain-containing protein DDB_G0269086-like; the encoded protein is MIHRKMEAKRIARIALAEIRAFLAEEEEEREAAWALKMKTLEAAQEQLREEKEKERAEKEQMEKEMAEKERIEQEKVERIEKEKAEKERMEKEKVERMEKAEKERMEKERIEKEKAEKERMEKEKAEKERIEKEKRAEKERQEMERLAKEKAAKEERERLERERAEKEKMERERLAREKAEREQREKERLERERAEKERMERERIAKERERIAREKAEKERLEKERIAKEKAEKERLERERIAKERERIAREKERQERERLAKERAEKERLEKERLERERVAKERERIAREKEKMERERAEKERLAKERAEKERMERERIAKERERIAREKERAEKERLEKERLAREKERMERERIARERARAAQEKERLEKAAKEKAEQERLERERAARQERERIAKERERMEQVRAEKERLEKVKAAREKFERERAEKEKAAREKELMERQRLARDKALRDKMEAERLPRERERTAVKVEVKKQEGLERKANATQPKAPAAEERRVSTVRREEKMADGGKKK